The following proteins come from a genomic window of Pleuronectes platessa chromosome 2, fPlePla1.1, whole genome shotgun sequence:
- the LOC128454259 gene encoding myosin heavy chain, fast skeletal muscle isoform X2: MSGDQELSCFGPACIYLRKPERERIEAQNTPFDAKTAFFVTEPAEMYLKGKLVKKEGGKATVEIKGGKTLTVKEDDIFPMNPPKYDKIEDMAMMTHLSEPSVLYNLKERYAAWMIYTYSGLFCVTVNPYKWLPVYDSVVVSGYRGKKRIEAPPHIFSISDNAYQFMLQDRENQSILITGESGAGKTVNTKRVIQYFATIAVAGGKKDGNISGKMQGSLEDQIIAANPLLEAYGNAKTVRNDNSSRFGKFIRIHFSTTGKLASADIETYLLEKSRVTFQLSAERSYHIFYQLMTGHKPELIEALLITTNPFDYPMVSQGEITVKSIDDIEEFIATDTAIDILGFTAEEKLGIFKLTGAVMHHGNMKFKQKQREEQAEPDGNEEGDKIGYLMGLNSAEMLKALCYPRVKVGNEMVVKGQTVPQVHNSVMALSKSVYEKMFLWMVVRINEMLDTKQPRNSFIGVLDIAGFEIFDYNSLEQLCINFTNEKLQQFFNHHMFVLEQEEYKKEGIEWEFIDFGMDLAACIELIEKPMGIFSILEEECMFPKASDITFKNKLYDQHLGKSAPFQKPKPAKGKAEAHFSLMHYAGNVDYNITGWLDKNKDPLNDSVVQLYQKSSVKLLALLYVSHGADDAKGGKKGGGKKKGGSFQTVSALFRENLGKLMTNLRSTHPHFVRCLIPNESKTPGLMENFLVIHQLRCNGVLEGIRICRKGFPSRIQYGDFKQRYKVLNASVIPEGQFIDNKKASEKLLGSIDVDQSQYKFGHTKVFFKAGLLGTLEEMRDEKLVELVTMTQALCRAYLMRKEFVKMMARREAIYSVQYNIRSFMNVKTWPWMKLYFRIKPLLKSAESEKEMAQMKEDFEKTKEELAKALAKKKELEEKMVSLLQEKNDLQLQIQSEGDTLTDAEERCEVLIKSKIQLEAKVKETSERLEDEEEMNGELTAKKRKLEDECSELKKDIDDLELTLAKVEKEKHATENKVKNLVEEMTSQDETIVKLSKEKKALQEAHQQTLDDLQAEEDKVNTLTKAKVKLEQQVDDLEGSLEQEKKLRMDLERAKRKLEGDLKLAQETVMDLENDKQQADEKIKKKDFETSQLLSKIEDEQSLSVQLQKKIKELQARIEELEEEIEAERAARAKVEKQRSDLSRELEEISERLEEAGGATSVQIDMNKKREAEFLKLRRDLEESTLQHEATAAALRKKQADSTAELGEQIDNLQRVKQKLEKEKSEFKMEIDDLSSNMESIAKSKGNLEKMCRSLEDQLSELKTRDEEHMRQLNDVNVQKSRLLTENGEVGRQLEEKESLVSQFTRGKQAYIHQIEELKRHLEEEVKAKNALAHAVQSSRHDCDLLREQYEEEQEAKCELQRGMSKANSEVAQWRSKYETDAIQRTEELEESKKKLAQRLQDAEECIEAVNAKCASLEKTKQRLHAEVEDLMIDVERANALASTLDKKQRNFDKVLAEWKQKYEESQAELEGSLKEARALSTEIFKMKNSYEEALDHLETLKRENKNLQQEITDLSECLGESGKTIHELEKGKKLAESEKAEIQTALEEAEATLEHEESKIMRVQLELTQVKNEIDRKLAEKDEEIEQIKRNSQRVMETMQSTLDAEIRSRNDAMRVKKKMEGDLNEMEVQLSHANRQAAEAQKQLRNVQGQLKDALLHLDEAIRGHDEMKEQVAMVERRNNLMLAEIEELRVALEQTDRSRKVAEQELIDASERVGLLHSQNTNLINTKRKLEADLVQVQGEVEDSVQEARNAEEKAKKAITDAAMMAEELKKEQDTSSHLERMKKNLEVTVKDLQHRLDEAENLALKGGKKQLQKLEARVRELESEVEAEQRRGAEAVKGVRKYERRVKELSYQTEEDKKNIARLQDLVDKLQLKVKSYKRQSEESEEQANTHLSRYRKVQHEMEEAQERADIAESQVNKLRTKSRELGKESEE; encoded by the exons ATGAGTGGGGACCAGGAATTGTCCTGTTTTGGGCCGGCGTGCATTTACCTCCGCAAACCCGAAAGGGAGAGGATAGAGGCTCAGAACACGCCCTTCGATGCTAAAACTGCATTTTTCGTGACTGAGCCTGCTGAGATGTACTTGAAGGGGAAACTGGTGAAGAAGGAGGGAGGCAAAGCCACAGTGGAGATTAAGGGTGGGAAG actCTCACTGTAAAGGAGGATGACATCTTCCCCATGAACCCTCCGAAGTATGATAAGATCGAGGACATGGCCATGATGACCCACCTCAGTGAGCCTTCGGTGCTGTATAACCTCAAAGAGCGTTACGCAGCGTGGATGATCTAC ACCTACTCCGGGCTGTTCTGCGTCACTGTGAATCCCTACAAGTGGCTCCCAGTGTATGACTCAGTGGTTGTATCAGGatacagaggaaagaagaggattGAGGCTCCACCCCACATCTTCTCCATCTCTGATAACGCCTATCAGTTCATGCTCCAAG ATCGTGAGAATCAGTCTATCCTGATTAC TGGAGAATCCGGTGCAGGAAAGACCGTCAACACCAAACGTGTCATCCAGTACTTTGCGACAATCGCAGTGGCTGGAGGAAAGAAGGATGGCAATATTTCTGGAAAAATGCAG GGGTCACTGGAGGATCAAATCATCGCAGCGAACCCCCTGCTGGAGGCTTATGGAAATGCCAAAACTGTGAGGAATGACAACTCATCCCGCTTC GGTAAATTCATCAGAATCCATTTTAGCACAACTGGAAAGTTGGCTTCAGCTGATATCGAAACAT ATCTGCTGGAGAAGTCTCGAGTGACGTTCCAGCTGTCTGCTGAGAGGAGCTACCACATCTTCTACCAGCTCATGACGGGTCACAAACCTGAGCTCATAG AGGCTCTCCTCATCACCACCAACCCGTTTGACTACCCCATGGTCAGTCAGGGTGAAATCACTGTGAAGAGCATCGATGACATTGAAGAATTCATCGCCACTGAT ACTGCCATCGACATTCTGGGCTTCACCGCAGAGGAGAAGTTGGGCATTTTCAAGCTGACTGGAGCTGTGATGCATCACGGGAACATGAAATTCAAGCAGAAGCAGCGTGAAGAGCAGGCTGAGCCAGACGGCAATGAAG AGGGGGATAAAATCGGTTACCTTATGGGCCTGAATTCTGCTGAAATGCTCAAGGCCTTGTGTTACCCAAGAGTCAAGGTTGGCAATGAAATGGTGGTTAAAGGACAAACTGTGCCACAG GTGCATAATTCCGTCATGGCTCTCTCCAAGTCTGTCTATGAGAAAATGTTCTTGTGGATGGTCGTCAGAATCAATGAGATGCTGGACACCAAGCAGCCAAGAAACTCTTTCATCGGCGTCCTGGACATTGCAGGGTTTGAGATCTTTGAT TACAACAGCTTGGAGCAGCTGTGCATCAACTTCACCAATGAAAAACTGCAACAGTTTTTCAACCACCACATGTTTGTCCTGGAGCAAGAAGAGTACAAGAAAGAGGGAATTGAATGGGAGTTCATTGACTTTGGTATGGATCTGGCCGCCTGCATTGAACTTATTGAGAAG CCAATGGGCATCTTCTCCATCCTTGAAGAGGAGTGCATGTTCCCCAAGGCGTCAGACATAACCTTCAAGAACAAACTGTACGACCAGCATCTTGGTAAAAGCGCCCCCTTCCAGAAACCAAAACCTGCCAAAGGCAAAGCTGAGGCCCACTTCTCTCTGATGCACTATGCTGGCAATGTCGATTACAACATCACTGGCTGGTTGGACAAGAACAAAGACCCCCTGAACGACTCAGTGGTTCAGCTCTACCAGAAGTCTTCAGTCAAACTGCTGGCTCTACTCTACGTATCACACGGCGCAGATG ATGCTAAAGGTGGAAAGAAGGGTGGTGGCAAGAAGAAGGGTGGCTCCTTCCAGACAGTGTCAGCTCTCTTCAGG GAGAACTTGGGGAAGCTGATGACCAACTTAAGAAGCACTCACCCACATTTTGTGCGCTGTTTGATCCCCAATGAATCAAAAACACCAG GTCTTATGGAGAACTTCCTGGTCATCCATCAGCTCAGGTGCAACGGTGTGCTGGAAGGAATCAGGATCTGCAGGAAAGGTTTCCCCAGCAGAATCCAATATGGTGACTTCAAACAGAG ATACAAAGTTCTGAACGCCAGTGTCATCCCTGAGGGTCAGTTTATTGATAACAAGAAGGCCTCAGAGAAACTGTTGGGCTCCATTGATGTTGACCAGTCTCAGTACAAGTTTGGACACACAAAG GTGTTCTTCAAAGCTGGTCTTCTGGGAACTCTAGAGGAAATGAGAGATGAGAAACTGGTGGAGCTGGTCACAATGACTCAGgctctctgcagagcttacCTCATGAGGAAAGAGTTTGTCAAGATGATGGCGAGAAG GGAGGCCATTTACTCTGTTCAGTACAACATCCGCTCATTCATGAACGTCAAAACCTGGCCATGGATGAAGCTGTACTTCAGAATCAAGCCTCTGCTGAAGAGtgcagagagtgagaaagagatgGCCCAAATGAAAGAGGACTTTGAAAAGACCAAAGAGGAGCTAGCGAAGGCTCTGGCCAAGAAGAAGGAGCTGGAAGAGAAGATGGTTTcactgctgcaggagaagaatgATCTGCAGCTACAAATTCAGTCT GAAGGTGACACCCTCACAGATGCTGAGGAAAGGTGTGAGGTGCTCATTAAATCAAAGATCCAGCTTGAGGCCAAAGTCAAAGAGACGTctgagagactggaggatgaggaggaaatgaATGGTGAGTTGACTGCAaagaagaggaagctggaggacgAATGCTCCGAGCTGAAGAAAGACATTGACGACTTGGAGCTCACGCTGGCCAAGGTGGAAAAGGAGAAACATGCCACTGAGAACAAG GTTAAAAACCTGGTGGAGGAAATGACTTCTCAAGATGAGACCATTGTAAAGTTGTCAAAAGAGAAGAAAGCCCTCCAGGAGGCTCATCAGCAGACCCTGGATGATCTGCAGGCAGAGGAAGACAAAGTCAACACTCTGACAAAGGCTAAAGTGAAGCTGGAGCAGCAAGTGGACGAT CTTGAAGGTTCTCTGGAGCAAGAAAAGAAGCTTCGTATGGACCTTGAACGAGCCAAAAGGAAGCTTGAGGGAGATCTCAAGCTGGCCCAGGAAACCGTCATGGATCTGGAGAACGACAAGCAGCAGGCTGACgagaaaataaagaa GAAGGACTTTGAAACAAGCCAGCTTCTGAGCAAGATTGAGGATGAACAATCACTTTCTGTTCAGCTTCAGAAGAAGATTAAAGAACTTCAG GCTCGTattgaggagctggaggaggagatcgaGGCTGAGAGAGCTGCTCGGGCCAAGGTGGAGAAGCAGAGGTCTGATCTCTCCAGGGAACTTGAAGAGATCAGCGAGAGGCTGGAAGAGGCCGGAGGAGCAACGTCTGTTCAGATCGATATGAACAAGAAGCGCGAGGCCGAGTTCCTGAAGCTGCGTCGTGATCTCGAAGAGTCCACCCTACAGCACGAGGCCACGGCTGCAGCTCTGCGCAAGAAGCAGGCTGACAGCACGGCGGAGCTGGGAGAGCAGATCGATAACCTCCAGAGAGTCAAACAGAagctggagaaagagaaaagtgaaTTCAAGATGGAGATCGACgacctcagcagcaacatggaaTCGATTGCCAAATCTAAA GGCAACTTGGAGAAAATGTGCCGTTCTCTTGAGGATCAACTAAGTGAATTAAAGACCAGGGATGAAGAACACATGCGTCAGTTAAATGATGTGAATGTTCAGAAATCACGGCTTTTGACTGAAAACG GTGAAGTTGGACGTCAGTTGGAGGAAAAGGAATCTCTCGTTTCTCAGTTTACGAGAGGCAAACAGGCTTATATTCATCAGATTGAGGAGCTCAAAAGGCACCTTGAGGAAGAAGTTAAG GCCAAGAACGCCCTGGCTCATGCTGTGCAGTCATCCCGTCATGACTGCGACCTCCTCAGAGAGCAgtatgaagaggagcaggaggccaaGTGTGAGCTGCAGCGAGGGATGTCCAAGGCCAACAGCGAGGTGGCTCAGTGGAGAAGCAAATACGAGACTGATGCCATTCAGCGcactgaggagctggaggagtccAA GAAAAAGCTTGCTCAGCGTCTTCAGGATGCGGAGGAATGCATCGAGGCTGTGAATGCTAAATGTGCCTCTCtggaaaagacaaaacagagaCTGCACGCTGAGGTGGAGGACCTGATGATCGATGTGGAGAGAGCCAACGCTCTGGCTTCTACACTCgacaagaagcagaggaacttTGACAAG GTTCTTGCAGAGTGGAAGCAGAAGTATGAGGAGAGCCAGGCGGAGCTGGAGGGATCTCTGAAGGAGGCTCGTGCTTTGAGCACCGAGATATTCAAGATGAAAAACTCCTACGAAGAAGCTCTGGATCACCTGGAGACTCTGAAGAGGGAGAACAAGAACCTGCAAC AGGAAATCACTGATTTGTCTGAATGTCTCGGTGAATCCGGAAAAACTATTCATGAACTGGAAAAGGGTAAAAAGTTAGCAGAGTCTGAAAAAGCAGAAATCCAAACTGctctggaggaggcagag GCTACCCTGGAGCACGAAGAATCCAAGATCATGCGTGTCCAGCTGGAGCTCACCCAGGTGAAAAATGAAATTGACAGGAAACTTGCTGAGAAGGACGAGGAGATCGAGCAGATCAAGAGGAACAGCCAGCGAGTGATGGAGACCATGCAGAGCACGCTGGATGCTGAGATCAGGAGCAGGAACGATGCCATGAGGgtcaagaagaagatggagggagaccTGAATGAGATGGAGGTTCAGCTGAGCCATGCCAACCGCCAGGCAGCTGAAGCCCAGAAACAGCTGAGAAACGTGCAGGGGCAGCTCAAG gATGCACTACTGCACCTTGATGAAGCGATCAGAGGCCATGACGAAATGAAGGAGCAGGTGGCCATGGTGGAGCGCAGGAACAACCTGATGCTGGCTGAGATCGAGGAGCTCAGAGTTGCActggagcagacagacaggagccGTAAAGTGGCTGAACAGGAGCTGATTGATGCCAGCGAGCGCGTGGGACTGCTGCACTCTCAG AACACGAATCTCATTAACACTAAAAGGAAGCTGGAGGCCGACCTGGTCCAGGTCCAGGGTGAAGTGGAGGATTCTGTTCAAGAAGCAAGAAATGCTGAAGAAAAGGCCAAGAAGGCCATCACTGAT GCGGCCATGATGGCTGAAGAGTTGAAGAAGGAGCAGGACACCAGCTCTCATttggagaggatgaagaagaacctGGAGGTGACAGTGAAGGACCTGCAGCACCGTCTTGACGAGGCCGAGAATCTGGCCCTGAAGGGCGGCAAGAAGCAGCTCCAGAAATTAGAGGCCAGG GTGCGAGAGCTGGAGTCTGAAGTGGAGGCGGAGCAAAGGCGTGGAGCTGAAGCAGTGAAAGGCGTCCGCAAATATGAGCGCAGGGTGA
- the LOC128454259 gene encoding myosin heavy chain, fast skeletal muscle isoform X1 — translation MSGDQELSCFGPACIYLRKPERERIEAQNTPFDAKTAFFVTEPAEMYLKGKLVKKEGGKATVEIKGGKTLTVKEDDIFPMNPPKYDKIEDMAMMTHLSEPSVLYNLKERYAAWMIYTYSGLFCVTVNPYKWLPVYDSVVVSGYRGKKRIEAPPHIFSISDNAYQFMLQDRENQSILITGESGAGKTVNTKRVIQYFATIAVAGGKKDGNISGKMQGSLEDQIIAANPLLEAYGNAKTVRNDNSSRFGKFIRIHFSTTGKLASADIETYLLEKSRVTFQLSAERSYHIFYQLMTGHKPELIEALLITTNPFDYPMVSQGEITVKSIDDIEEFIATDTAIDILGFTAEEKLGIFKLTGAVMHHGNMKFKQKQREEQAEPDGNEEGDKIGYLMGLNSAEMLKALCYPRVKVGNEMVVKGQTVPQVHNSVMALSKSVYEKMFLWMVVRINEMLDTKQPRNSFIGVLDIAGFEIFDYNSLEQLCINFTNEKLQQFFNHHMFVLEQEEYKKEGIEWEFIDFGMDLAACIELIEKPMGIFSILEEECMFPKASDITFKNKLYDQHLGKSAPFQKPKPAKGKAEAHFSLMHYAGNVDYNITGWLDKNKDPLNDSVVQLYQKSSVKLLALLYVSHGADDAKGGKKGGGKKKGGSFQTVSALFRENLGKLMTNLRSTHPHFVRCLIPNESKTPGLMENFLVIHQLRCNGVLEGIRICRKGFPSRIQYGDFKQRYKVLNASVIPEGQFIDNKKASEKLLGSIDVDQSQYKFGHTKVFFKAGLLGTLEEMRDEKLVELVTMTQALCRAYLMRKEFVKMMARREAIYSVQYNIRSFMNVKTWPWMKLYFRIKPLLKSAESEKEMAQMKEDFEKTKEELAKALAKKKELEEKMVSLLQEKNDLQLQIQSEGDTLTDAEERCEVLIKSKIQLEAKVKETSERLEDEEEMNGELTAKKRKLEDECSELKKDIDDLELTLAKVEKEKHATENKVKNLVEEMTSQDETIVKLSKEKKALQEAHQQTLDDLQAEEDKVNTLTKAKVKLEQQVDDLEGSLEQEKKLRMDLERAKRKLEGDLKLAQETVMDLENDKQQADEKIKKKDFETSQLLSKIEDEQSLSVQLQKKIKELQARIEELEEEIEAERAARAKVEKQRSDLSRELEEISERLEEAGGATSVQIDMNKKREAEFLKLRRDLEESTLQHEATAAALRKKQADSTAELGEQIDNLQRVKQKLEKEKSEFKMEIDDLSSNMESIAKSKGNLEKMCRSLEDQLSELKTRDEEHMRQLNDVNVQKSRLLTENGEVGRQLEEKESLVSQFTRGKQAYIHQIEELKRHLEEEVKAKNALAHAVQSSRHDCDLLREQYEEEQEAKCELQRGMSKANSEVAQWRSKYETDAIQRTEELEESKKKLAQRLQDAEECIEAVNAKCASLEKTKQRLHAEVEDLMIDVERANALASTLDKKQRNFDKVLAEWKQKYEESQAELEGSLKEARALSTEIFKMKNSYEEALDHLETLKRENKNLQQEITDLSECLGESGKTIHELEKGKKLAESEKAEIQTALEEAEATLEHEESKIMRVQLELTQVKNEIDRKLAEKDEEIEQIKRNSQRVMETMQSTLDAEIRSRNDAMRVKKKMEGDLNEMEVQLSHANRQAAEAQKQLRNVQGQLKDALLHLDEAIRGHDEMKEQVAMVERRNNLMLAEIEELRVALEQTDRSRKVAEQELIDASERVGLLHSQNTNLINTKRKLEADLVQVQGEVEDSVQEARNAEEKAKKAITDAAMMAEELKKEQDTSSHLERMKKNLEVTVKDLQHRLDEAENLALKGGKKQLQKLEARVRELESEVEAEQRRGAEAVKGVRKYERRVKELSYQTEEDKKNIARLQDLVDKLQLKVKSYKRQSEESEEQANTHLSRYRKVQHEMEEAQERADIAESQVNKLRTKSRELVRGKESEE, via the exons ATGAGTGGGGACCAGGAATTGTCCTGTTTTGGGCCGGCGTGCATTTACCTCCGCAAACCCGAAAGGGAGAGGATAGAGGCTCAGAACACGCCCTTCGATGCTAAAACTGCATTTTTCGTGACTGAGCCTGCTGAGATGTACTTGAAGGGGAAACTGGTGAAGAAGGAGGGAGGCAAAGCCACAGTGGAGATTAAGGGTGGGAAG actCTCACTGTAAAGGAGGATGACATCTTCCCCATGAACCCTCCGAAGTATGATAAGATCGAGGACATGGCCATGATGACCCACCTCAGTGAGCCTTCGGTGCTGTATAACCTCAAAGAGCGTTACGCAGCGTGGATGATCTAC ACCTACTCCGGGCTGTTCTGCGTCACTGTGAATCCCTACAAGTGGCTCCCAGTGTATGACTCAGTGGTTGTATCAGGatacagaggaaagaagaggattGAGGCTCCACCCCACATCTTCTCCATCTCTGATAACGCCTATCAGTTCATGCTCCAAG ATCGTGAGAATCAGTCTATCCTGATTAC TGGAGAATCCGGTGCAGGAAAGACCGTCAACACCAAACGTGTCATCCAGTACTTTGCGACAATCGCAGTGGCTGGAGGAAAGAAGGATGGCAATATTTCTGGAAAAATGCAG GGGTCACTGGAGGATCAAATCATCGCAGCGAACCCCCTGCTGGAGGCTTATGGAAATGCCAAAACTGTGAGGAATGACAACTCATCCCGCTTC GGTAAATTCATCAGAATCCATTTTAGCACAACTGGAAAGTTGGCTTCAGCTGATATCGAAACAT ATCTGCTGGAGAAGTCTCGAGTGACGTTCCAGCTGTCTGCTGAGAGGAGCTACCACATCTTCTACCAGCTCATGACGGGTCACAAACCTGAGCTCATAG AGGCTCTCCTCATCACCACCAACCCGTTTGACTACCCCATGGTCAGTCAGGGTGAAATCACTGTGAAGAGCATCGATGACATTGAAGAATTCATCGCCACTGAT ACTGCCATCGACATTCTGGGCTTCACCGCAGAGGAGAAGTTGGGCATTTTCAAGCTGACTGGAGCTGTGATGCATCACGGGAACATGAAATTCAAGCAGAAGCAGCGTGAAGAGCAGGCTGAGCCAGACGGCAATGAAG AGGGGGATAAAATCGGTTACCTTATGGGCCTGAATTCTGCTGAAATGCTCAAGGCCTTGTGTTACCCAAGAGTCAAGGTTGGCAATGAAATGGTGGTTAAAGGACAAACTGTGCCACAG GTGCATAATTCCGTCATGGCTCTCTCCAAGTCTGTCTATGAGAAAATGTTCTTGTGGATGGTCGTCAGAATCAATGAGATGCTGGACACCAAGCAGCCAAGAAACTCTTTCATCGGCGTCCTGGACATTGCAGGGTTTGAGATCTTTGAT TACAACAGCTTGGAGCAGCTGTGCATCAACTTCACCAATGAAAAACTGCAACAGTTTTTCAACCACCACATGTTTGTCCTGGAGCAAGAAGAGTACAAGAAAGAGGGAATTGAATGGGAGTTCATTGACTTTGGTATGGATCTGGCCGCCTGCATTGAACTTATTGAGAAG CCAATGGGCATCTTCTCCATCCTTGAAGAGGAGTGCATGTTCCCCAAGGCGTCAGACATAACCTTCAAGAACAAACTGTACGACCAGCATCTTGGTAAAAGCGCCCCCTTCCAGAAACCAAAACCTGCCAAAGGCAAAGCTGAGGCCCACTTCTCTCTGATGCACTATGCTGGCAATGTCGATTACAACATCACTGGCTGGTTGGACAAGAACAAAGACCCCCTGAACGACTCAGTGGTTCAGCTCTACCAGAAGTCTTCAGTCAAACTGCTGGCTCTACTCTACGTATCACACGGCGCAGATG ATGCTAAAGGTGGAAAGAAGGGTGGTGGCAAGAAGAAGGGTGGCTCCTTCCAGACAGTGTCAGCTCTCTTCAGG GAGAACTTGGGGAAGCTGATGACCAACTTAAGAAGCACTCACCCACATTTTGTGCGCTGTTTGATCCCCAATGAATCAAAAACACCAG GTCTTATGGAGAACTTCCTGGTCATCCATCAGCTCAGGTGCAACGGTGTGCTGGAAGGAATCAGGATCTGCAGGAAAGGTTTCCCCAGCAGAATCCAATATGGTGACTTCAAACAGAG ATACAAAGTTCTGAACGCCAGTGTCATCCCTGAGGGTCAGTTTATTGATAACAAGAAGGCCTCAGAGAAACTGTTGGGCTCCATTGATGTTGACCAGTCTCAGTACAAGTTTGGACACACAAAG GTGTTCTTCAAAGCTGGTCTTCTGGGAACTCTAGAGGAAATGAGAGATGAGAAACTGGTGGAGCTGGTCACAATGACTCAGgctctctgcagagcttacCTCATGAGGAAAGAGTTTGTCAAGATGATGGCGAGAAG GGAGGCCATTTACTCTGTTCAGTACAACATCCGCTCATTCATGAACGTCAAAACCTGGCCATGGATGAAGCTGTACTTCAGAATCAAGCCTCTGCTGAAGAGtgcagagagtgagaaagagatgGCCCAAATGAAAGAGGACTTTGAAAAGACCAAAGAGGAGCTAGCGAAGGCTCTGGCCAAGAAGAAGGAGCTGGAAGAGAAGATGGTTTcactgctgcaggagaagaatgATCTGCAGCTACAAATTCAGTCT GAAGGTGACACCCTCACAGATGCTGAGGAAAGGTGTGAGGTGCTCATTAAATCAAAGATCCAGCTTGAGGCCAAAGTCAAAGAGACGTctgagagactggaggatgaggaggaaatgaATGGTGAGTTGACTGCAaagaagaggaagctggaggacgAATGCTCCGAGCTGAAGAAAGACATTGACGACTTGGAGCTCACGCTGGCCAAGGTGGAAAAGGAGAAACATGCCACTGAGAACAAG GTTAAAAACCTGGTGGAGGAAATGACTTCTCAAGATGAGACCATTGTAAAGTTGTCAAAAGAGAAGAAAGCCCTCCAGGAGGCTCATCAGCAGACCCTGGATGATCTGCAGGCAGAGGAAGACAAAGTCAACACTCTGACAAAGGCTAAAGTGAAGCTGGAGCAGCAAGTGGACGAT CTTGAAGGTTCTCTGGAGCAAGAAAAGAAGCTTCGTATGGACCTTGAACGAGCCAAAAGGAAGCTTGAGGGAGATCTCAAGCTGGCCCAGGAAACCGTCATGGATCTGGAGAACGACAAGCAGCAGGCTGACgagaaaataaagaa GAAGGACTTTGAAACAAGCCAGCTTCTGAGCAAGATTGAGGATGAACAATCACTTTCTGTTCAGCTTCAGAAGAAGATTAAAGAACTTCAG GCTCGTattgaggagctggaggaggagatcgaGGCTGAGAGAGCTGCTCGGGCCAAGGTGGAGAAGCAGAGGTCTGATCTCTCCAGGGAACTTGAAGAGATCAGCGAGAGGCTGGAAGAGGCCGGAGGAGCAACGTCTGTTCAGATCGATATGAACAAGAAGCGCGAGGCCGAGTTCCTGAAGCTGCGTCGTGATCTCGAAGAGTCCACCCTACAGCACGAGGCCACGGCTGCAGCTCTGCGCAAGAAGCAGGCTGACAGCACGGCGGAGCTGGGAGAGCAGATCGATAACCTCCAGAGAGTCAAACAGAagctggagaaagagaaaagtgaaTTCAAGATGGAGATCGACgacctcagcagcaacatggaaTCGATTGCCAAATCTAAA GGCAACTTGGAGAAAATGTGCCGTTCTCTTGAGGATCAACTAAGTGAATTAAAGACCAGGGATGAAGAACACATGCGTCAGTTAAATGATGTGAATGTTCAGAAATCACGGCTTTTGACTGAAAACG GTGAAGTTGGACGTCAGTTGGAGGAAAAGGAATCTCTCGTTTCTCAGTTTACGAGAGGCAAACAGGCTTATATTCATCAGATTGAGGAGCTCAAAAGGCACCTTGAGGAAGAAGTTAAG GCCAAGAACGCCCTGGCTCATGCTGTGCAGTCATCCCGTCATGACTGCGACCTCCTCAGAGAGCAgtatgaagaggagcaggaggccaaGTGTGAGCTGCAGCGAGGGATGTCCAAGGCCAACAGCGAGGTGGCTCAGTGGAGAAGCAAATACGAGACTGATGCCATTCAGCGcactgaggagctggaggagtccAA GAAAAAGCTTGCTCAGCGTCTTCAGGATGCGGAGGAATGCATCGAGGCTGTGAATGCTAAATGTGCCTCTCtggaaaagacaaaacagagaCTGCACGCTGAGGTGGAGGACCTGATGATCGATGTGGAGAGAGCCAACGCTCTGGCTTCTACACTCgacaagaagcagaggaacttTGACAAG GTTCTTGCAGAGTGGAAGCAGAAGTATGAGGAGAGCCAGGCGGAGCTGGAGGGATCTCTGAAGGAGGCTCGTGCTTTGAGCACCGAGATATTCAAGATGAAAAACTCCTACGAAGAAGCTCTGGATCACCTGGAGACTCTGAAGAGGGAGAACAAGAACCTGCAAC AGGAAATCACTGATTTGTCTGAATGTCTCGGTGAATCCGGAAAAACTATTCATGAACTGGAAAAGGGTAAAAAGTTAGCAGAGTCTGAAAAAGCAGAAATCCAAACTGctctggaggaggcagag GCTACCCTGGAGCACGAAGAATCCAAGATCATGCGTGTCCAGCTGGAGCTCACCCAGGTGAAAAATGAAATTGACAGGAAACTTGCTGAGAAGGACGAGGAGATCGAGCAGATCAAGAGGAACAGCCAGCGAGTGATGGAGACCATGCAGAGCACGCTGGATGCTGAGATCAGGAGCAGGAACGATGCCATGAGGgtcaagaagaagatggagggagaccTGAATGAGATGGAGGTTCAGCTGAGCCATGCCAACCGCCAGGCAGCTGAAGCCCAGAAACAGCTGAGAAACGTGCAGGGGCAGCTCAAG gATGCACTACTGCACCTTGATGAAGCGATCAGAGGCCATGACGAAATGAAGGAGCAGGTGGCCATGGTGGAGCGCAGGAACAACCTGATGCTGGCTGAGATCGAGGAGCTCAGAGTTGCActggagcagacagacaggagccGTAAAGTGGCTGAACAGGAGCTGATTGATGCCAGCGAGCGCGTGGGACTGCTGCACTCTCAG AACACGAATCTCATTAACACTAAAAGGAAGCTGGAGGCCGACCTGGTCCAGGTCCAGGGTGAAGTGGAGGATTCTGTTCAAGAAGCAAGAAATGCTGAAGAAAAGGCCAAGAAGGCCATCACTGAT GCGGCCATGATGGCTGAAGAGTTGAAGAAGGAGCAGGACACCAGCTCTCATttggagaggatgaagaagaacctGGAGGTGACAGTGAAGGACCTGCAGCACCGTCTTGACGAGGCCGAGAATCTGGCCCTGAAGGGCGGCAAGAAGCAGCTCCAGAAATTAGAGGCCAGG GTGCGAGAGCTGGAGTCTGAAGTGGAGGCGGAGCAAAGGCGTGGAGCTGAAGCAGTGAAAGGCGTCCGCAAATATGAGCGCAGGGTGA